Proteins co-encoded in one Apteryx mantelli isolate bAptMan1 chromosome 4, bAptMan1.hap1, whole genome shotgun sequence genomic window:
- the SYT8 gene encoding synaptotagmin-8 has product MAKEARGGGATASPLSRSAPTRPGLAGGLLAGIPLPKWALIAVAVAVAVLLLLFLICIVKCCCGKKKPKKKEKVNLLSFSSPTAASLVQPEMEDLERSPEDKQRGKLQYSLEYNLRTQEMKVGVKQAADLKAMDSGGTSDPYVIVYLTSDTKKKYETKVYRKTLNPVFNESFTFQVPQAEVPESTLVMQVYDFNRFAKHDIIGEVRLPLASVNLQRAIEQWSDLAAASKVEQEQLGEVCFSLRYVPSTGKLTVVVVEARKLKRMDSRGLSDPFVKVHLILNRKKWKKRKTSVKKNTLSPYFNEVFVFEVPFNQIQNVDLVISVWDHDKVTKNEQIGKLFLGCRATGNQLRHWSDMLSNPRRPVAQWHSLQAVDVVDKALGLKTHLKLPLPTR; this is encoded by the exons ATGGCCAAggaggcgcgcggcggcggcgccaccgCCTCGCCGCTCTCCCGCAGCGCCCCGACGCGGCCCGGCCTCGCCGGCGGCTTGCTCGCCGGCATCCCGC TACCCAAATGGGCACTCATCGCTGTGGCCGTCGCTGTggccgttctcctcctcctcttcctcatctgcATCGTCAAGTGCTGCTGCGGCAAGAAGAAGCCCAAGAAGAAGGAGAAAGTCAACCTGCTTTCCTTCAGCAGCCCCACCGCAGCCAGCCTC GTGCAGCCCGAGATGGAAGACCTGGAGCGCAGCCCCGAGGACAAGCAGCGCGGGAAGCTGCAGTATTCCCTGGAGTACAACCTCCGCACGCAGGAG ATGAAAGTTGGTGTGAAGCAGGCAGCTGACCTGAAGGCCATGGACAGTGGGGGGACGTCTGATCCATATGTTATTGTGTACCTAACATCCGACACGAAGAAGAAGTATGAGACCAAGGTTTACCGCAAGACCCTGAACCCTGTCTTCAATGAGAGCTTCACTTTCCAG gtgccccaggcagaggtGCCCGAATCCACACTGGTGATGCAGGTCTATGACTTCAACCGCTTTGCCAAGCACGACATCATCGGGGAGGTCCGCCTGCCCCTGGCCAGCGTCAACCTGCAGCGTGCCATTGAGCAGTGGAGCGACCTCGCAGCTGCCAGCAAAGTGGAG CAAGAGCAGCTCGGTGAGGTCTGCTTCTCGCTCCGCTATGTCCCCAGCACCGGCAAGCTGACTGTGGTGGTCGTCGAAGCCAGGAAGCTTAAGAGGATGGACTCCCGTGGGCTGTCAG ATCCTTTTGTCAAAGTGCATCTTATCCTGAACAGGAAGAagtggaagaagaggaagacaagCGTGAAGAAAAATACCTTAAGCCCTTACTTCAATGAGGTGTTTGTTTTTGAGGTGCCTTTCAACCAGATTCAG AACGTGGACTTGGTCATCTCCGTTTGGGATCATGACAAGGTGACCAAGAATGAGCAAATTGGCAAACTCTTCCTGGGCTGCCGGGCCACAGGCAACCAGCTCCGGCACTGGTCCGACATGCTGTCCAACCCCCGGCGACCCGTCGCCCAGTGGCACAGTCTGCAAGCCGTGGACGTGGTCGACAAGGCCCTGGGGCTGAAAACCCACCTCAAGCTGCCCCTGCCCACCAGATAG